In Sphingobacterium sp. PCS056, the following proteins share a genomic window:
- a CDS encoding dicarboxylate/amino acid:cation symporter, whose protein sequence is MKKITENLLFKVIIAIISGILLGLYLPESLGRILTTYNFLFDQFLKFLIPLIIVGLIIPSIAQLGKTAGKLLLTTVLIAYGSTLFAGLFSYTVSMSIFPSLLQNQINTELITESTKTLSPYFTIEFPPLFDVMSALVLAFCIGIGLSKLENSALEKVFIDFEKVISFIIEKMIIPLLPFFILGIFYDMTYTGKVFTILHVFIKIIGIIFVIHILLLVIQFIIAGIASKQNPFKLLIGMLPAYFTALGTQSSAATIPVTLKQAKKLGVDEDIANFSIPLCATIHLAGSTLKIVACVLALMMMQGIPIDFVQMMGFICMLGVTMIAAPGVPGGAIMAAIGIIGSMLGFNAENQALMIALYIAMDSFGTACNVTGDGAIAIVLNAIFKKGKIDQAQEAAA, encoded by the coding sequence ATGAAAAAAATTACGGAGAATCTTCTTTTTAAAGTAATCATTGCTATTATTTCTGGAATTCTACTAGGGCTCTATCTTCCTGAATCATTAGGGCGCATATTGACAACATATAACTTTCTCTTTGACCAATTTTTGAAATTTTTGATCCCATTGATTATCGTTGGATTAATTATCCCATCAATTGCCCAACTTGGAAAAACTGCAGGAAAACTATTACTAACGACTGTACTGATCGCATACGGATCTACGTTATTTGCCGGACTTTTTTCATACACAGTCAGTATGAGCATATTTCCATCTTTGCTCCAAAATCAGATCAATACCGAGCTCATTACCGAAAGCACGAAAACACTTAGCCCATATTTTACCATTGAATTTCCACCGCTATTTGATGTCATGTCTGCATTGGTGCTTGCATTCTGTATTGGCATCGGTTTATCAAAATTGGAAAACTCGGCATTAGAAAAAGTATTTATTGATTTTGAAAAAGTGATCAGTTTTATCATTGAAAAAATGATCATACCACTACTCCCCTTTTTTATTCTTGGTATTTTTTACGATATGACTTATACCGGTAAAGTATTCACGATATTACATGTCTTTATTAAAATCATCGGTATTATATTCGTCATTCATATTCTTTTACTTGTCATTCAATTTATCATAGCAGGTATAGCTTCTAAACAAAATCCATTCAAATTATTGATCGGTATGCTACCTGCTTATTTCACTGCCTTAGGAACACAATCTTCCGCAGCAACGATTCCCGTAACGCTAAAACAAGCAAAAAAACTAGGTGTTGATGAGGATATTGCCAATTTCAGTATCCCTTTATGCGCGACAATACATCTTGCGGGTAGCACACTAAAAATAGTTGCATGTGTACTTGCACTCATGATGATGCAAGGCATTCCTATAGATTTTGTACAAATGATGGGATTTATCTGTATGCTGGGGGTCACGATGATTGCAGCTCCAGGTGTACCAGGTGGAGCCATTATGGCGGCTATAGGCATTATCGGCAGTATGCTTGGATTCAATGCTGAAAATCAAGCTTTAATGATAGCTTTATACATCGCCATGGATAGTTTCGGTACTGCCTGCAACGTAACTGGAGACGGCGCAATAGCAATTGTATTAAATGCCATCTTTAAAAAAGGAAAAATAGACCAAGCACAGGAAGCAGCTGCTTAA
- a CDS encoding ammonium transporter, producing MKKFIPLIILVCLAIVGLLTPSLEVTNVAGVEIDTGDTAWLLASSALVLIMTPGLAFFYGGMVSKKNVISTMMQSFICMCIISVLWVIFGFSLAFGEDIGGIIGDPRTFYMMKGMLGNVSWSALPTIPLVLFAMFQLKFAIITPALITGAFAERVRFNSFMVFIILFSIFIYMPLAHATWHPEGILAKFGVLDFAGGTVVHMSAGWAALASAIYLKGRKKPTHSPARISYVILGTALLWFGWFGFNAGSAGGANSLAAYAFATTTTASAVAAIAWIFVDIIRGKKPSAMGACIGAVVGLVAITPAAGFVTISHSIVIGLVAALVSNLVVFLRSKTSIDDTLDVFPCHGVGGMVGMILTGVFANSSVNSVVTTNGLYFGETGLFIAHVVALIAVSVFAFFGSLLLIKITDLITPLRVHEVEEELGLDITQHDEEL from the coding sequence ATGAAAAAATTCATTCCTCTTATTATTTTGGTATGTTTAGCAATTGTCGGCTTACTTACTCCTTCATTAGAAGTCACTAATGTAGCAGGTGTGGAAATTGACACAGGTGATACCGCCTGGTTGCTAGCATCGTCTGCTTTGGTATTGATTATGACTCCAGGTTTAGCATTCTTTTATGGTGGGATGGTCAGTAAGAAGAATGTAATCTCCACGATGATGCAAAGTTTCATCTGTATGTGTATTATTTCTGTGCTGTGGGTCATCTTCGGCTTTAGTTTAGCTTTTGGAGAGGATATTGGGGGTATTATTGGAGATCCTCGAACTTTTTATATGATGAAAGGCATGTTGGGTAATGTGTCTTGGTCAGCTCTGCCTACGATCCCGCTCGTATTATTTGCGATGTTTCAACTGAAATTTGCCATTATTACGCCCGCGCTTATTACAGGGGCTTTTGCCGAACGTGTTCGCTTTAACTCGTTTATGGTATTCATTATTTTGTTCAGTATTTTTATTTATATGCCCTTGGCACATGCTACTTGGCATCCAGAAGGTATACTAGCTAAATTTGGTGTTTTAGATTTTGCGGGTGGTACTGTTGTGCACATGTCTGCTGGATGGGCAGCGTTAGCATCAGCTATATATCTTAAGGGGCGTAAAAAGCCAACACACTCTCCAGCTCGTATTAGTTATGTGATTTTAGGAACAGCTTTGCTGTGGTTTGGCTGGTTTGGATTTAATGCTGGTTCTGCTGGTGGTGCAAATAGTCTTGCAGCATATGCTTTTGCTACAACAACAACCGCATCAGCTGTAGCGGCTATTGCTTGGATATTTGTAGATATCATTCGTGGCAAAAAACCATCTGCTATGGGCGCTTGTATTGGAGCTGTTGTTGGATTGGTGGCCATTACACCTGCAGCGGGTTTTGTTACCATTTCACATTCCATTGTTATTGGACTTGTAGCTGCTTTAGTCAGTAATTTAGTTGTGTTCTTACGTAGCAAAACAAGTATTGACGATACCTTAGATGTATTTCCTTGTCATGGAGTCGGTGGTATGGTTGGTATGATCCTTACAGGTGTTTTTGCTAATAGCAGTGTCAACAGTGTCGTGACGACAAATGGCTTATATTTCGGTGAAACGGGTTTGTTTATCGCGCATGTAGTGGCGCTTATTGCTGTGTCTGTATTTGCATTTTTCGGATCTCTTCTTTTGATTAAAATAACAGATCTAATCACGCCGCTTCGTGTACATGAAGTGGAAGAAGAACTTGGATTGGATATTACTCAACATGATGAGGAATTGTAA
- a CDS encoding glycine betaine/L-proline ABC transporter ATP-binding protein, which translates to MDKNRKVKIKVEDLTIVFGKQKKLALKLLGEGCTKKEILEKTGCTIGINEANFEIYEGEFFVIMGLSGSGKSTLLRCLNRLNEPTMGKVFINNDDITSKNNKELLEVRRTEMSMVFQKFGLLPHHTVLTNAAFGLEIRGEDKMSREAKAQKALDIVGLNGFEQQFPIQLSGGMQQRVGLARALANDPEVLLMDEAFSALDPLIKTEMQDQLLDLQDTLQKTIVFITHDLDEAIKLGDRIVIMKDGIIEQIGTAEDILTNPASDYVKAFVDKVDRKSIITAGSLMTEKPTLVRFKKDGPEGALRKMRTTGLEILPVVDIHDTFLGFVNINEVIQAAKRKDPTVESIIHMNVPSVSKDVTVEEMLPLISETRSPIAVVNDQNRLLGIVTQTSLIIEATKFNEEEINELKEKANNQ; encoded by the coding sequence ATGGATAAAAACAGAAAAGTTAAGATAAAAGTTGAAGACTTGACAATTGTGTTCGGTAAACAAAAGAAGTTGGCTCTAAAATTACTGGGTGAAGGTTGTACAAAAAAAGAGATTCTAGAAAAAACCGGTTGTACGATCGGTATTAATGAAGCTAATTTTGAGATCTATGAAGGAGAGTTTTTTGTCATTATGGGACTTTCTGGAAGTGGTAAATCGACTTTACTAAGATGCCTGAACCGATTGAACGAGCCTACCATGGGTAAAGTTTTTATCAATAATGATGATATCACCAGTAAGAATAACAAAGAGCTTTTAGAAGTGCGGAGAACTGAAATGAGTATGGTCTTTCAGAAATTTGGATTATTGCCTCATCATACCGTTTTGACCAACGCTGCTTTTGGTTTAGAAATTAGAGGCGAGGACAAAATGTCTCGTGAAGCGAAAGCTCAAAAAGCGCTTGACATCGTCGGTCTGAATGGTTTTGAACAGCAGTTTCCAATCCAGCTGTCGGGTGGGATGCAACAACGAGTAGGCTTGGCTCGCGCTTTGGCAAATGATCCGGAAGTCTTGTTAATGGATGAAGCATTTTCAGCACTAGATCCTTTGATCAAAACCGAGATGCAGGATCAGCTATTGGACCTTCAGGATACTTTGCAAAAAACTATTGTATTCATTACGCATGATTTGGATGAAGCCATCAAGCTTGGTGACCGTATCGTGATTATGAAAGATGGTATAATTGAGCAGATTGGTACGGCAGAAGATATTTTAACCAACCCTGCGAGTGATTATGTGAAAGCTTTTGTGGATAAAGTCGATCGAAAATCTATTATCACTGCGGGTTCATTGATGACTGAGAAGCCGACATTGGTCAGATTTAAAAAAGATGGCCCTGAAGGAGCGCTCCGTAAGATGAGAACAACTGGATTGGAAATATTACCTGTAGTGGATATTCATGATACTTTCTTAGGCTTTGTCAATATTAATGAGGTTATTCAAGCTGCCAAGCGTAAAGATCCAACTGTAGAGTCTATTATTCATATGAATGTGCCGTCTGTATCAAAAGATGTGACGGTGGAAGAGATGTTGCCATTGATTTCTGAGACACGATCTCCAATAGCGGTGGTCAATGATCAGAATAGATTGTTGGGCATAGTGACACAAACGTCGCTCATTATCGAAGCAACAAAGTTTAACGAAGAGGAAATTAACGAATTAAAAGAAAAAGCAAATAATCAATAA
- a CDS encoding acyl-CoA dehydrogenase family protein yields MFDKMKNILDLLKVVDLEKLNEISQKIDLGQVLNAVSKMDDHQLRGAMKLLTASGKKKDLPPINGDFYHIEDKLSTEDKIIQLKVRDFMEKEISPIVNNYWLRDEFPFEIIEKFAALNICGYTYEGYGCAGGSSLMEGVIAAEIARVDASIATFFGVQSGLAMGSIYICGSEAQKEEWLPRMQQMKVIGAFGLTEPEVGSGAAGGLTCTCKKTESGWVLNGQKKWIGNSTFSDITIIWARDLDDGQVKGFIVRKENPGFAVEKIKGKMALRIVQNGLITLTDCVVPESDRLQNANSFKDTAKVLQMTRAGVAWMAVGCARGAYENALDYTRKREQFGKPIASFQLIQNHLVEMLSNLTAMQTLVYRLSEMQDKGDLKDEHASLAKVFCSLRTRDIVSKAREVMGGNGILLEYNVARFLADAEAIYSYEGTKEINSLIVGRSITGFSAFV; encoded by the coding sequence ATGTTTGATAAAATGAAAAATATTTTAGACCTCTTGAAGGTCGTTGATTTAGAAAAACTGAACGAAATTTCTCAAAAAATTGATTTAGGTCAGGTATTGAATGCGGTATCCAAGATGGACGATCATCAGTTGAGGGGAGCGATGAAGCTGCTAACCGCATCCGGTAAGAAAAAAGATTTGCCTCCTATTAACGGAGATTTCTATCATATTGAAGATAAGTTATCTACTGAAGACAAGATCATCCAACTGAAAGTGCGTGATTTTATGGAGAAAGAAATCAGCCCTATTGTTAATAATTATTGGTTAAGAGATGAGTTTCCGTTTGAAATTATTGAAAAGTTTGCGGCATTAAATATTTGCGGATATACCTATGAGGGCTATGGTTGTGCAGGCGGGAGCTCTTTGATGGAGGGAGTGATCGCTGCAGAGATCGCTCGAGTAGATGCATCGATAGCGACATTTTTCGGTGTGCAAAGTGGCTTAGCTATGGGCTCTATTTATATTTGTGGTTCAGAAGCGCAAAAAGAAGAATGGTTGCCGCGTATGCAGCAGATGAAAGTTATTGGTGCTTTTGGTTTAACAGAGCCCGAAGTCGGATCCGGTGCGGCAGGAGGATTGACTTGTACCTGTAAAAAAACCGAATCTGGTTGGGTTTTGAATGGACAAAAGAAGTGGATTGGAAATAGTACTTTTTCAGATATCACCATTATTTGGGCACGAGATCTGGATGATGGACAGGTGAAGGGTTTTATCGTGCGTAAGGAAAATCCAGGTTTTGCCGTAGAAAAGATAAAAGGAAAGATGGCACTGCGAATTGTTCAGAATGGTTTGATTACGTTGACTGATTGTGTGGTACCAGAATCCGACCGATTGCAAAACGCCAATAGTTTCAAAGACACAGCTAAAGTGTTGCAGATGACAAGAGCGGGTGTGGCTTGGATGGCAGTGGGTTGTGCAAGAGGAGCTTATGAAAATGCACTTGATTATACGCGCAAGCGTGAACAATTTGGAAAACCGATTGCCTCATTTCAATTGATTCAAAACCATTTGGTCGAAATGCTCTCTAATTTAACGGCAATGCAAACCTTAGTTTATCGCTTATCTGAAATGCAAGATAAAGGTGATTTAAAAGATGAACATGCTTCTCTAGCTAAAGTTTTTTGTTCATTAAGAACACGAGATATTGTATCCAAAGCACGAGAAGTAATGGGCGGAAATGGAATTTTATTAGAATATAATGTTGCTCGATTTTTGGCCGATGCCGAAGCAATATATTCTTATGAAGGAACAAAAGAAATTAATTCTCTAATTGTAGGGCGAAGCATAACGGGTTTCAGTGCATTTGTCTAA
- a CDS encoding NifU family protein — MATINVYTESTPNPSTMKFLVNKLLINGSLDYPDKDKAQESAFAKELFKFNFVNGVFFASNFVTITKSDDAEWTDIEALLKDFIKGAIESELAVKPIEHTEDVTFEGSDIEIKIQQVLHDYVRPAVEQDGGAIAYKSFDSGIVTVELRGSCSGCPSSSITLKSGIEGLLKRMVPEVEEVVAESM, encoded by the coding sequence ATGGCAACAATTAACGTATATACAGAATCCACTCCGAATCCATCTACGATGAAATTTTTGGTCAATAAATTGTTGATCAACGGTAGTTTGGATTATCCGGATAAGGATAAAGCACAAGAATCTGCTTTCGCAAAGGAATTATTTAAATTTAACTTTGTAAACGGCGTATTTTTCGCAAGTAATTTTGTGACCATCACGAAGAGTGATGATGCTGAGTGGACTGATATCGAAGCGCTATTAAAAGACTTCATAAAAGGTGCTATAGAATCTGAACTTGCTGTAAAACCAATCGAACATACAGAGGATGTTACTTTTGAAGGGTCGGATATCGAAATCAAGATCCAACAGGTATTGCATGATTATGTACGTCCTGCAGTAGAGCAAGATGGTGGTGCTATTGCATACAAATCATTTGATAGTGGTATTGTGACAGTAGAGCTGCGGGGATCATGTAGTGGTTGCCCTTCTTCAAGTATCACCTTAAAATCTGGTATAGAAGGTTTATTAAAACGTATGGTGCCAGAAGTTGAAGAAGTTGTTGCTGAATCGATGTAA
- a CDS encoding ZIP family metal transporter translates to MIESIISYLESIDPILAALYATLFTWLVTALGAAFVFLFKEMNKNVLDGMLGFTGGVMVAASVWSLLIPAIDMSEGTGFIQVVPAVVGFLIGAAFLFSIDKVLPHLHINFKKVEGVKTPWQKTTLMILAITLHNIPEGLAVGVLFGSVAAGVPEATIAGAVILAIGIGLQNFPEGIAVAMPLRRMGLSRRKSFFYGQASAIVEPIAGVLGAMAVVTFTPILPYALAFAAGAMIFVVVEEVIPEAQQNKNSDIATIGFIGGFILMMTLDVALG, encoded by the coding sequence ATGATTGAATCAATTATCTCCTACCTTGAAAGCATCGACCCGATTTTAGCAGCTTTGTATGCAACATTGTTTACTTGGCTAGTGACTGCTTTAGGAGCTGCCTTTGTGTTTCTTTTTAAAGAAATGAATAAGAATGTGCTGGACGGAATGCTGGGATTTACGGGCGGGGTTATGGTAGCTGCAAGTGTCTGGAGCCTTCTCATACCGGCGATCGACATGAGTGAGGGAACAGGTTTTATACAAGTTGTCCCAGCTGTCGTTGGATTTCTCATCGGTGCCGCATTCCTATTTAGCATAGACAAGGTTTTACCGCATCTACATATCAATTTTAAGAAAGTAGAGGGTGTAAAGACCCCATGGCAGAAAACGACGCTAATGATTTTAGCCATTACACTTCACAATATTCCTGAGGGACTTGCCGTGGGTGTCCTTTTTGGGAGTGTTGCAGCAGGTGTTCCAGAAGCGACAATTGCAGGCGCAGTTATACTGGCAATAGGAATCGGACTGCAAAATTTCCCAGAAGGTATTGCTGTCGCTATGCCTTTAAGAAGAATGGGACTGAGCAGACGTAAAAGTTTTTTCTACGGACAAGCATCGGCAATCGTAGAACCTATTGCTGGTGTTTTAGGAGCAATGGCTGTAGTCACCTTTACTCCGATACTTCCATACGCACTGGCATTTGCGGCAGGAGCCATGATTTTTGTCGTAGTAGAAGAAGTAATTCCAGAAGCACAACAAAATAAAAATTCAGATATTGCAACAATAGGATTTATTGGAGGATTTATTTTAATGATGACATTGGATGTCGCTTTAGGATAA
- the purB gene encoding adenylosuccinate lyase has translation MALSSLTAVSPVDGRYHNATQELGAYFSEFALIKYRVLVEVEYFIALSESGIEQLSHFDGSLNEKLRDLYRNFTEEDATWIKNTEKVTNHDVKAVEYFLKDKFEKLGLHDSLEFIHFGLTSQDINNTAIPYSWKDAIAHVYTPAIEELIQELTQLSTDWSNVSMLARTHGQPASPTRLGKEIKVFVERIERQFEQLKAVPYSAKFGGATGNFNAHHVAYPQTDWVAFGNKFVNESLGLSRSQTTTQIEHYDNFAASCDAFKRINTILIDLCRDIWTYVSMEYFKQKITAGQIGSSAMPHKVNPIDFENAEGNLGIANALFEHLAAKLPISRLQRDLTDSTVLRNIGVPFAHTLIAIKSTLRGLRKLILNETALQADLNNNWAVVAEAIQTVLRREGYPKPYEALKDLTRTNTHVTEVTIAEFVDNLKVTDQVKAELKSISPANYTGVSL, from the coding sequence ATGGCCTTATCATCACTTACCGCCGTATCTCCAGTAGACGGTCGTTATCATAACGCAACTCAAGAATTAGGGGCTTATTTTTCAGAATTTGCCTTAATCAAATATCGAGTTTTAGTAGAAGTTGAATATTTCATCGCACTTTCTGAATCAGGAATTGAACAATTAAGTCATTTTGATGGCTCGTTAAATGAAAAATTACGTGACCTTTATAGAAATTTTACAGAAGAAGATGCAACTTGGATTAAAAATACTGAAAAAGTAACTAACCATGATGTAAAAGCAGTTGAATACTTCTTGAAAGATAAATTTGAAAAATTAGGATTGCATGATTCTTTGGAATTTATCCACTTTGGATTAACTTCACAAGATATCAATAACACAGCAATCCCATATTCATGGAAAGATGCTATTGCACATGTTTACACACCTGCGATTGAAGAATTGATTCAAGAATTAACACAATTGTCTACAGATTGGTCAAACGTATCCATGTTGGCACGTACGCATGGTCAACCCGCTTCCCCAACGCGCTTGGGTAAAGAAATTAAAGTTTTTGTAGAACGTATTGAACGTCAGTTTGAACAACTGAAAGCAGTGCCTTACTCGGCCAAATTTGGTGGAGCAACGGGTAATTTTAATGCGCACCATGTCGCATATCCACAAACAGACTGGGTCGCTTTTGGAAATAAATTTGTCAATGAATCACTTGGTTTGAGCCGTTCGCAAACAACCACTCAAATTGAACATTATGATAACTTTGCTGCAAGTTGTGATGCTTTCAAACGTATTAATACAATTCTGATCGACTTGTGTCGCGATATCTGGACCTATGTATCCATGGAGTATTTTAAGCAAAAAATTACAGCTGGTCAAATAGGATCTTCAGCGATGCCGCATAAAGTCAATCCTATTGATTTCGAAAATGCTGAAGGAAACTTAGGGATTGCAAATGCACTATTTGAACATTTAGCTGCAAAATTGCCGATCTCTCGTTTACAACGTGATTTAACAGACTCAACCGTATTACGTAATATTGGTGTTCCATTTGCGCATACGTTAATAGCAATAAAATCTACATTACGAGGTCTACGCAAATTGATTTTAAATGAAACTGCGCTACAGGCGGATCTTAATAACAATTGGGCTGTCGTTGCTGAAGCGATACAAACAGTGTTGAGAAGAGAAGGATATCCAAAACCTTACGAGGCTTTAAAAGATCTGACACGTACCAATACGCACGTAACGGAAGTTACTATAGCCGAATTTGTGGACAACTTAAAGGTGACAGACCAAGTAAAGGCAGAATTAAAATCAATCAGCCCTGCTAACTATACCGGTGTAAGTCTGTAA
- a CDS encoding sensor histidine kinase produces the protein MEEINYSDKNRRLVPTRFKRMFLVVFAFVLHYLVSYILDPYSAYWQDYFKRSISEIVAEWAVSFLFCFLISEVSIFIHRKLNMRVPWTQNKSKRLFLEITLNFIAVLTLILMNMICYAIIDPQSAQIESVPSMEEIKDILQWIVVSLVISFMIISINTMSYLINNWIETATEMSAHKIKAAELKQASVEAELNALKMQLDPHFIFNNLSVLSELILEDQQLGFEYSENFAKVYRFLLVNSKKNMITLDEEIRFLNAYIFLIEHRVGSGVNFTIDIQDHSRHMYIPSLTLQLLIENAIKHNSTNKRRPLMIHISNAEVGKVVIENTLSPLDHSEITSTGIGLNNITSRFQLLGEQVPEVTRDQHTFRVSIQLVTYDSEHT, from the coding sequence ATGGAAGAAATCAATTATTCTGATAAAAATAGACGACTAGTGCCTACCCGTTTTAAACGGATGTTTTTGGTCGTATTTGCATTTGTTTTGCATTATTTAGTTTCTTACATCCTCGATCCGTATTCTGCCTATTGGCAAGATTATTTTAAAAGAAGCATCTCTGAGATTGTAGCAGAATGGGCGGTTTCTTTTTTATTTTGTTTTCTGATTTCTGAAGTAAGTATTTTTATCCATCGAAAGTTGAACATGCGCGTTCCTTGGACACAAAATAAATCGAAAAGGCTTTTCCTTGAAATCACCCTTAATTTCATCGCTGTACTGACGCTTATTTTGATGAATATGATTTGCTATGCGATCATAGATCCTCAGTCTGCTCAAATAGAATCAGTTCCTTCTATGGAGGAAATAAAAGATATTTTGCAATGGATCGTCGTGAGTTTAGTGATTTCTTTTATGATTATTTCCATCAATACCATGAGTTATCTGATCAACAATTGGATTGAAACAGCTACGGAAATGTCTGCCCATAAAATAAAAGCTGCTGAATTAAAACAAGCATCTGTAGAAGCTGAGCTTAATGCATTGAAGATGCAATTGGATCCTCATTTTATATTTAATAATCTCAGCGTACTTTCCGAATTGATATTGGAAGATCAACAGCTTGGATTCGAATATTCTGAAAATTTTGCTAAAGTGTATCGGTTTTTATTAGTGAATAGTAAAAAAAATATGATAACGCTAGATGAGGAAATTAGATTTTTAAATGCCTATATATTTCTAATAGAACATCGCGTTGGTAGTGGTGTCAATTTTACGATTGATATCCAAGATCATAGTCGTCATATGTATATTCCCTCATTGACTTTACAATTGCTCATTGAAAATGCAATTAAACACAATTCTACCAATAAGCGACGTCCTTTAATGATTCATATTTCTAATGCCGAAGTCGGCAAGGTTGTTATCGAAAATACGTTATCACCTCTTGATCATTCGGAAATTACATCGACTGGTATAGGGCTTAATAATATTACAAGCCGTTTTCAGTTGCTGGGAGAACAAGTTCCAGAGGTGACAAGAGATCAACATACTTTTCGCGTGAGTATCCAATTGGTAACCTATGATAGTGAACATACATAG
- a CDS encoding outer membrane beta-barrel protein, translated as MKKIISATLFLVIFFGKIYAQSKKYDLLDLEISGSVDTYWKYDFQKQPNINTYFTEDNNSVSIGMVDLALKKTTGKASFVGELSFGPRGQYRSILNGDGQDGDDKNSFHIQNLYISYALTEKLSLTAGFMGTFVGYEVICPSFNFHYSTSYLFGAGPFQDAGIKAQYAFSDKVGLMVGIFNDWNVYQDLNGVSHIGSQLSVTPNEKSSFYLNFLTGSSQGGAANYSSGTLIDFVGNYSFSPMFSLGANATNYNRKGEGGYAGVALYPKVNINENIGIGIRGEYFKTKEMPTTETSSNKIIATTLTANFKHHGFTFIPEIRLDNSDSQMFVKQDLSPTKSAGQFSLALVYAF; from the coding sequence ATGAAAAAAATCATCTCAGCAACATTATTTTTAGTCATATTTTTTGGAAAAATATACGCACAAAGTAAAAAATACGACTTATTAGACTTGGAAATATCAGGGTCGGTAGATACATACTGGAAATATGATTTTCAAAAACAACCGAATATCAATACCTATTTTACAGAAGACAACAATTCTGTATCCATTGGAATGGTCGACCTTGCTCTTAAAAAAACGACTGGAAAAGCATCATTCGTAGGTGAACTATCCTTTGGACCAAGAGGCCAGTATCGATCTATATTGAATGGAGATGGTCAAGATGGAGATGACAAAAACAGTTTTCATATTCAAAATCTTTATATATCGTACGCACTTACGGAAAAACTTAGTCTGACAGCTGGATTTATGGGTACGTTTGTGGGCTACGAGGTTATTTGCCCTTCATTCAATTTTCATTATTCTACTTCTTATCTTTTTGGCGCCGGACCTTTTCAAGATGCCGGAATAAAAGCGCAATACGCTTTTTCTGACAAAGTGGGGCTGATGGTTGGAATCTTTAATGACTGGAATGTATACCAAGATCTAAATGGCGTATCGCACATTGGATCGCAATTATCAGTAACACCAAATGAAAAATCAAGTTTTTATCTAAACTTTCTTACGGGTTCTTCACAAGGTGGCGCAGCTAATTATAGCTCCGGAACCTTGATTGATTTCGTAGGAAACTATTCATTCTCCCCTATGTTTTCATTAGGAGCAAATGCGACAAATTACAATAGAAAAGGTGAAGGTGGATATGCGGGAGTAGCACTATATCCAAAGGTGAATATCAATGAAAATATTGGCATAGGTATTCGTGGAGAATACTTCAAAACAAAGGAAATGCCCACAACCGAAACAAGCAGTAATAAAATTATCGCAACCACTCTAACAGCAAACTTCAAACATCATGGATTTACATTTATCCCCGAAATTAGATTGGACAACAGCGATTCACAAATGTTTGTCAAGCAAGACCTTTCTCCAACAAAAAGTGCTGGACAGTTTTCACTTGCACTTGTATATGCATTCTAA
- the ybaK gene encoding Cys-tRNA(Pro) deacylase encodes MVKTNAARILDNLDITYELKNYEVKDEHQSATEVAKTLGIRVEMIYKTLVLTGQKDPYIVAVIPGNAQVDLKKLAHISGNKKCEMLPMKDLQHVTGYIRGGCSPIGMKKAFPTYLEELASLENKIIISAGKKGLQIEINPHDLIKVTHANFADIICIA; translated from the coding sequence ATGGTAAAAACTAACGCTGCTCGCATCCTCGACAACCTGGACATTACTTATGAATTAAAGAATTATGAAGTAAAAGATGAGCACCAAAGTGCAACGGAAGTGGCGAAAACTTTAGGAATTCGAGTAGAAATGATCTACAAGACCCTAGTGCTAACTGGACAGAAAGATCCCTATATCGTCGCTGTTATACCAGGAAATGCACAGGTAGACTTAAAAAAATTAGCTCATATCTCTGGTAATAAAAAATGTGAAATGCTCCCGATGAAAGACCTGCAGCATGTAACGGGCTATATCAGAGGTGGCTGTTCTCCTATAGGAATGAAAAAAGCATTTCCAACATACCTAGAAGAACTCGCCTCCTTAGAAAATAAAATAATCATTAGCGCCGGCAAAAAGGGCCTACAGATTGAAATCAACCCCCATGACTTGATCAAAGTAACACATGCTAATTTTGCTGATATCATCTGTATCGCCTAA